A part of Solicola gregarius genomic DNA contains:
- a CDS encoding GIDE domain-containing protein: MWVVGVILIGVAGFCGYSVYTSRKSIQRMTSTETVTAKDLVALRAAAVAAGSEGAFSQVVEVKGVVRIGPGGPLSAQLTDTKCAWHRHKVERKYRETYRDNDGDRRTRTKTETMTSHRTQDPFYVEDSTGRVLVRPKVIVDTPKKVLDEFEEPKADQAPKEGGLLATVASMAKDAFDDENTIGFRRREWVLTDGARVYVLGEASDRDGELIVGAPADGAKQLITTRTEDEVSEEHGKQGALFTIGGAVAGVAGVVVLAIALVQAL; this comes from the coding sequence ATGTGGGTTGTCGGAGTCATCCTGATTGGCGTCGCGGGATTCTGCGGATACAGCGTCTATACGTCGCGGAAGTCGATCCAGCGGATGACGAGCACGGAGACCGTCACGGCGAAGGACCTGGTGGCACTCCGCGCAGCCGCGGTTGCGGCCGGGAGCGAGGGCGCCTTCTCGCAGGTGGTCGAGGTCAAGGGAGTGGTGCGGATCGGGCCGGGCGGGCCGCTCTCTGCCCAGCTGACCGACACGAAATGCGCCTGGCACCGGCACAAGGTCGAGCGCAAGTACCGCGAGACCTACCGCGACAATGACGGCGATCGTCGCACCCGCACGAAGACGGAGACGATGACGTCGCACCGTACCCAGGATCCGTTTTACGTCGAGGACTCGACGGGCCGCGTACTCGTACGCCCCAAGGTGATCGTCGACACGCCGAAGAAGGTTCTCGACGAGTTCGAGGAGCCGAAGGCCGATCAGGCACCCAAGGAGGGCGGGCTTCTCGCGACCGTCGCGAGCATGGCCAAGGACGCTTTCGACGACGAGAACACGATCGGGTTCCGTCGCCGTGAGTGGGTGCTCACCGACGGCGCCCGCGTCTACGTGCTCGGTGAGGCGTCGGACCGCGACGGCGAGCTGATCGTCGGAGCACCGGCCGACGGCGCCAAGCAGCTGATCACGACGCGCACCGAAGACGAGGTGAGCGAGGAGCACGGCAAACAAGGCGCGTTGTTCACGATCGGCGGTGCCGTCGCCGGTGTTGCCGGTGTCGTCGTACTGGCGATCGCGCTGGTCCAGGCTCTCTAG
- a CDS encoding SLC13 family permease, giving the protein MHSPSREESALADAIAVAALAATVLTAIRWPRPGAEIATGSVAAAAVLLCGAVSPSDAGAQVRDLAPVVGFLIALLVLGAACSAAGLFEAVGGVLSRAAWARPGLALPLAASAAALTSVALSLDTTVVLLTPALAIAARRIGQAGRPYEFLSVRMANSASLLLPVSNLTNLLALAASGLGYLEWAWLMLPVWVCVIVLETGVVRLTFGRAVDPDRLPSTPPAPPDEARTRMARAAGIVVGLVLVGFAAGSYAGVEPVWIASVGAVVLAIAVVRRRPVTARSLLASAGLPFAYFVLCWGIVVAAVAQTGVVRELERHLPAGDGLGSLVALALIAMLAANLLNNLPATLLLTPLVAPAGPVAVLAVLVGVNVGSNLSYAGSLANLLWRKVVRRLHDDDPTRAFHLLGALTTPALVVVCTTVLWAWTSLVR; this is encoded by the coding sequence GTGCACTCACCTTCCCGAGAGGAGTCGGCACTGGCCGATGCGATCGCCGTCGCTGCCCTGGCGGCAACCGTCCTGACCGCAATCCGGTGGCCCCGACCGGGTGCCGAGATCGCGACCGGCAGCGTCGCCGCTGCTGCTGTGCTGCTCTGCGGAGCGGTGTCGCCCTCCGATGCCGGAGCGCAGGTACGCGACCTGGCACCGGTGGTCGGCTTCCTGATCGCGCTGCTGGTGCTCGGCGCCGCGTGTTCGGCGGCCGGCCTGTTCGAGGCCGTCGGCGGCGTCTTGTCGAGAGCGGCCTGGGCACGTCCGGGGCTCGCGCTGCCGCTGGCCGCCAGTGCTGCCGCGCTCACGAGCGTCGCGCTCAGTCTCGACACGACGGTGGTGCTGCTGACGCCGGCTCTGGCCATCGCCGCCCGCCGGATCGGCCAGGCCGGCCGGCCGTACGAGTTCCTGTCCGTGCGGATGGCGAACTCGGCCTCGCTGCTGCTCCCGGTCTCGAACCTGACCAACCTGCTCGCCCTTGCGGCCAGCGGGCTCGGATACCTCGAGTGGGCCTGGCTGATGCTGCCGGTGTGGGTCTGCGTCATCGTGCTCGAGACCGGCGTGGTCCGCTTGACCTTCGGGCGCGCGGTCGATCCGGATCGTCTTCCCAGCACGCCGCCGGCGCCGCCCGACGAGGCGCGTACGAGAATGGCGCGGGCGGCCGGAATCGTCGTCGGGCTCGTTCTCGTTGGCTTCGCCGCGGGCTCGTACGCAGGCGTCGAACCCGTGTGGATCGCGTCCGTCGGCGCCGTCGTACTGGCCATCGCCGTCGTGCGCCGACGGCCGGTGACGGCACGATCGCTCCTCGCGTCGGCGGGGCTGCCGTTCGCCTACTTCGTGCTCTGCTGGGGCATCGTGGTTGCCGCCGTCGCACAGACCGGCGTCGTACGCGAGCTGGAACGACATCTACCGGCCGGCGACGGCCTCGGCTCGCTGGTCGCGCTCGCGCTGATCGCGATGCTGGCCGCGAACCTGCTGAACAACCTCCCGGCGACACTGCTTCTGACGCCGCTCGTGGCCCCCGCCGGACCAGTCGCCGTGCTCGCCGTGCTGGTCGGCGTCAACGTCGGCTCCAACCTGTCGTACGCCGGGTCGCTGGCGAACCTGCTGTGGCGCAAGGTCGTCCGGAGACTGCACGACGACGATCCGACCCGCGCGTTCCACCTACTCGGCGCGTTGACGACACCCGCGCTGGTCGTCGTGTGCACGACCGTCCTGTGGGCGTGGACCTCGCTCGTACGCTGA
- a CDS encoding D-arabinono-1,4-lactone oxidase, which yields MLEKNWSGTYVYGASRIHTPRTVDEVRDIVASGDRVRALGTRHSFSSLADSPGSLVDLRRIEPVPELDRDAMTVTVSAGVRYGELAAFLQGNGCALHNLGSLPHICVAGACATATHGSGDRNRCLAASVAGIEIVTGGGELVSASRVDSEFAGMVVALGALGIVTRVTLDIEPTYDVRQDSYVDLEWPALDEHLDAVMGSAYSVSMFTDWRERIDRVWLKTRLDGEPFEPPVDVFGARPQPPEQWATLISDDPNLTPRGGSPGPWSERLPHFRLDSTPSNGDEIQSEYFVDRRHAVEAIRAVREVGADLEPVLMIGELRTVAADTMWLSPAYGRDSLALHFTWRNDPREVTRAVAALEAALAPFDARPHWGKVFAIQGGSLARLYDRLDDFRALAERLDPSGQFRNAYVDRLVFGAG from the coding sequence ATGCTGGAGAAGAACTGGTCGGGCACGTACGTCTACGGCGCAAGCCGCATCCATACTCCGCGAACCGTCGACGAGGTCCGCGACATCGTCGCCTCCGGCGACCGGGTACGCGCGCTCGGTACTCGCCACTCGTTCAGCTCGCTTGCCGACTCGCCGGGCTCGCTCGTGGATCTCCGGCGAATCGAACCGGTACCGGAGCTCGATCGGGACGCGATGACGGTGACCGTCTCGGCCGGAGTCCGGTACGGCGAGCTGGCCGCCTTCCTGCAGGGCAACGGTTGTGCGCTGCACAACCTCGGCTCGTTGCCACACATCTGCGTGGCCGGCGCCTGTGCAACGGCGACACACGGCTCCGGCGACCGCAACCGATGCCTGGCAGCGTCGGTGGCGGGCATCGAGATCGTCACGGGCGGCGGAGAGCTCGTTTCGGCCTCTCGGGTCGACAGCGAGTTCGCCGGCATGGTCGTTGCGCTGGGAGCGCTCGGCATCGTCACTCGCGTGACGCTCGACATCGAGCCGACGTACGACGTCCGCCAGGATTCGTACGTCGACCTCGAATGGCCTGCCCTCGACGAGCATCTCGATGCCGTCATGGGGAGTGCGTACAGCGTCAGCATGTTCACCGACTGGCGCGAGCGGATCGACCGGGTCTGGTTGAAGACTCGACTGGACGGCGAGCCGTTCGAGCCGCCCGTCGACGTGTTCGGTGCCCGGCCACAACCTCCGGAGCAGTGGGCGACGCTGATCTCCGACGATCCGAATCTCACGCCCCGTGGCGGCTCGCCGGGACCGTGGTCCGAGCGGCTCCCACACTTCCGGCTCGACTCGACGCCGAGCAACGGTGACGAGATCCAGAGCGAGTATTTCGTCGATCGTCGGCACGCCGTCGAGGCGATCCGAGCGGTGCGGGAGGTGGGGGCAGATCTCGAACCGGTGCTGATGATCGGCGAGCTTCGTACGGTCGCCGCCGACACGATGTGGTTGAGCCCGGCGTACGGGCGCGACTCCCTGGCACTGCACTTCACCTGGCGCAACGACCCGCGAGAGGTCACCCGCGCGGTCGCCGCGCTCGAGGCGGCGCTTGCGCCGTTCGACGCCCGGCCGCATTGGGGCAAGGTGTTCGCGATACAGGGCGGGAGCCTCGCCCGGCTGTACGACCGTCTCGACGACTTTCGCGCTCTTGCCGAGCGACTCGACCCGAGTGGTCAGTTCCGCAACGCGTACGTCGATCGGCTCGTGTTCGGCGCGGGCTGA
- the map gene encoding type I methionyl aminopeptidase → MTALAPYAISPTRDVPAAIERPEYVGKPGPEPFQGSNVQDADTIERMRTASRIAAQTLDAVEAAIAPGVTTDELDRVGHEFMVEHGAYPSTLGYRGFPKSLCTSVNEVICHGIPDARPLEEGDIVNVDVTAYIGQVHGDTNKTYSVGTIDRESQLLIERTHAALMRGIRAAKPGRRINVIGRVIESYAARFGYGVVRDFTGHGVGPAFHTGLIIPHYDDERFDTVIEPGMTFTIEPMLTIGTHEWDMWDDDWTVTTKDKSRTAQFEHTLVITESGPEILTRSDA, encoded by the coding sequence GTGACTGCTCTTGCCCCGTACGCCATCTCGCCGACCCGCGACGTCCCGGCCGCCATCGAGCGACCGGAGTACGTCGGCAAGCCCGGGCCCGAGCCCTTCCAGGGCTCGAACGTCCAAGACGCCGACACGATCGAGCGGATGCGCACCGCGAGCCGCATCGCCGCACAGACCCTCGACGCCGTCGAGGCCGCGATCGCACCGGGCGTCACGACCGATGAGCTCGACCGGGTAGGCCACGAGTTCATGGTCGAGCACGGCGCGTACCCCTCGACGCTGGGCTATCGGGGCTTCCCGAAGTCGCTGTGTACCAGCGTGAACGAGGTGATCTGCCACGGCATCCCCGACGCACGGCCCCTCGAGGAAGGCGACATCGTGAACGTCGACGTCACCGCCTACATCGGTCAGGTGCACGGCGACACGAACAAGACGTACTCGGTCGGCACCATCGACCGGGAGTCGCAGCTGCTGATCGAGCGCACGCACGCCGCGCTGATGCGGGGCATCCGTGCGGCCAAGCCGGGGCGGCGGATCAACGTCATCGGACGCGTGATCGAGTCGTACGCGGCGCGATTCGGCTACGGTGTCGTGCGCGACTTCACCGGCCACGGCGTCGGGCCCGCGTTCCATACCGGGCTGATCATCCCGCACTACGACGACGAGCGGTTCGACACCGTGATCGAGCCGGGCATGACGTTCACGATCGAGCCGATGCTGACGATCGGCACCCACGAGTGGGACATGTGGGACGACGACTGGACCGTGACCACCAAGGACAAGTCACGAACGGCACAGTTCGAGCACACCCTCGTGATCACCGAGTCGGGTCCCGAGATCCTGACGCGCAGCGACGCCTAG